One genomic region from Chloroflexia bacterium SDU3-3 encodes:
- a CDS encoding 2-isopropylmalate synthase: protein MEPQGTDYVRIFDTTLRDGEQAPGCTMSLEEKLEMARQLRRLGVDIIEAGFPAASPGDWAAVHQIAQEVGTPDGPVIAALARAVKEDIHKAWTAIQPAAKKRIHTFINASDIQIEYQLRSTREEVLKRGREMVRYARSLCEDVEFSPMDATRADVPFMFDLLAAAIEEGATTLNIPDTVGYSTPEEYAALIADIRAKVPGAKDCVISVHCHDDLGMAVANSLAGVRAGARQIECTLNGIGERAGNASLEEVVMALHTRKQFFGVETHINTREIARSSKLLSTTIALPVPPNKAVVGANAFAHESGIHQDGVLKNRLTYEIMSAETVGLDGNELVLGKHSGRHAFRAKLVAMGHEFESEDEFQRLFERFKELCDRKKHVDDRDIEALISSEAQHTPEVYKLTHVQVTSGTGVTPVATVTLVGPDGETKIDSAHGAGPVDAIYRAIDRVVQRPNELIEFAINAITEGMDAVAEVSVRLRDTRPAEQPQAEQPGVFSKRREQVFNGYGVNTDTLVAAAEAYMGALNKMLAARQQRISAEEAAYAAGYDQNSPSYAVDTFGGK from the coding sequence ATGGAACCTCAGGGAACAGACTACGTTCGTATCTTTGATACGACGCTGCGGGATGGTGAGCAGGCGCCTGGCTGCACAATGTCGCTCGAGGAGAAGCTCGAGATGGCGCGGCAGCTGCGGCGCCTGGGTGTAGATATTATCGAGGCCGGGTTCCCCGCCGCCTCCCCCGGCGACTGGGCGGCGGTCCACCAGATCGCCCAGGAGGTCGGCACGCCTGACGGTCCCGTGATCGCGGCCCTGGCGCGGGCGGTGAAGGAGGACATCCACAAAGCCTGGACGGCCATCCAGCCCGCCGCCAAGAAGCGCATCCACACCTTTATCAACGCGTCCGACATCCAGATCGAGTACCAGCTGCGCTCCACCCGCGAGGAGGTGCTGAAGCGTGGCCGCGAGATGGTGCGCTACGCCCGCTCGCTCTGCGAGGATGTTGAGTTCTCGCCCATGGACGCCACCCGCGCCGATGTGCCCTTTATGTTCGACCTGCTGGCCGCCGCCATCGAGGAGGGCGCGACCACGCTGAACATCCCCGACACGGTCGGCTACTCCACCCCCGAGGAGTACGCCGCGCTGATCGCTGACATCCGCGCCAAGGTGCCCGGCGCGAAGGACTGTGTCATCTCGGTGCACTGCCACGATGACCTGGGCATGGCCGTGGCCAACAGCCTGGCCGGGGTGCGCGCTGGCGCGCGGCAGATCGAGTGCACGCTGAATGGCATCGGCGAGCGCGCGGGCAACGCCTCCCTGGAGGAGGTGGTGATGGCCCTGCACACCCGCAAGCAGTTCTTCGGCGTCGAGACCCACATCAATACCCGCGAGATCGCCCGATCGAGCAAGCTGCTCTCCACCACCATCGCGCTGCCGGTGCCGCCGAACAAGGCGGTGGTCGGCGCGAACGCCTTCGCCCACGAGTCCGGCATCCATCAGGACGGCGTGCTGAAAAACCGCCTGACCTACGAGATCATGAGCGCCGAGACGGTGGGCCTGGATGGCAACGAGCTGGTGCTGGGCAAGCACAGCGGACGCCACGCCTTCCGCGCCAAGCTGGTGGCCATGGGCCACGAGTTCGAGAGCGAGGACGAGTTCCAGCGGCTGTTCGAGCGCTTCAAGGAGCTGTGCGACCGCAAGAAGCATGTGGATGATCGCGACATCGAGGCGCTGATCTCCAGCGAGGCGCAGCACACCCCCGAGGTCTACAAGCTGACCCACGTGCAGGTGACGAGCGGCACAGGCGTGACGCCGGTGGCCACCGTGACCCTGGTGGGGCCGGATGGCGAGACCAAGATCGACAGCGCGCACGGCGCAGGCCCGGTGGATGCGATCTACCGCGCGATCGACCGCGTGGTGCAGCGCCCCAACGAGCTGATCGAGTTCGCGATCAACGCCATCACCGAGGGCATGGATGCGGTGGCCGAGGTCTCGGTGCGGCTGCGCGACACGCGCCCCGCCGAGCAGCCGCAGGCCGAGCAGCCGGGCGTGTTCAGCAAGCGCCGCGAGCAGGTGTTCAACGGCTACGGCGTCAACACCGACACGCTGGTGGCCGCCGCCGAGGCCTACATGGGCGCGCTGAACAAGATGCTCGCCGCCCGCCAGCAGCGGATCAGCGCCGAGGAGGCGGCCTACGCCGCAGGCTACGATCAGAACTCGCCAAGCTACGCCGTAGACACCTTCGGAGGCAAGTGA